One genomic segment of Hordeum vulgare subsp. vulgare chromosome 2H, MorexV3_pseudomolecules_assembly, whole genome shotgun sequence includes these proteins:
- the LOC123424724 gene encoding peroxidase 2-like isoform X1, with the protein MASPSLSVVLLLCLAAAASAVLSPPTFYNTSCTQALAIIKTGVAAAIATDRSMGASLLRLHFHDCFVQGCDASVLLDATVPNSERSALGNAGSLRGFDVIEKIKADVEAACKKKGNSRAVVSCADILAVAARDSVVALGGPAWDVQLGRRDSDTANVALANQDLPPPFMDVAGLIKSFGDKGFTMTDMVALSGAHTIGRAQCKNFRSRLYGEDNIDSDYATKLRANCPQTSGDGNLAQLDDTPTTMTADNFDNSYFVNLQLKKGLLHSDQVLFNGTGGTNNTVNNFASNPPAFSSAFASAMVTMGNLSPLTGSQGQIRRICSKPN; encoded by the exons ATGGCATCTCCATCTCTATCAGTCGTGCTGCTCCTGTGCCTGGCCGCGGCGGCGTCGGCGGTGctgtcgccgccgacgttctaCAACACGTCGTGCACCCAGGCGCTGGCCATCATCAAGACCGGCGTGGCGGCAGCCATTGCGACCGACCGCAGCATGGGCGCGTCGCTGCTCCGGCTGCACTTCCATGACTGCTTTGTCCAA GGCTGTGACGCGTCCGTTCTGCTGGACGCTACCGTGCCTAACAGCGAGCGCAGCGCACTCGGGAACGCGGGATCGCTGCGTGGCTTCGATGTCATCGAGAAAATCAAGGCTGATGTGGAAGCCGCCTGCAAAAAGAAGGGCAACAGCCGCGCCGTCGTCTCCTGCGCCGatatcctcgccgtcgccgcccgcgatTCCGTCGTCGCG TTGGGAGGACCGGCGTGGGATGTTCAGCTGGGGAGGAGGGACTCCGACACGGCGAACGTGGCACTGGCCAACCAAGACCTGCCTCCCCCGTTCATGGACGTGGCCGGCCTCATCAAATCCTTCGGCGATAAGGGCTTCACCATGACCGACATGGTCGCCCTCTCTGGTGCGCACACGATCGGGCGGGCGCAGTGCAAGAACTTTAGGAGCAGGCTCTACGGCGAGGACAACATCGACTCAGACTacgcgacgaagctcagggccaaCTGCCCTCAGACCTCCGGCGACGGCAACCTGGCCCAGCTGGACGACACGCCGACCACCATGACCGCCGACAATTTCGACAACAGCTACTTCGTCAACCTCCAGCTAAAGAAGGGGCTCCTGCACTCCGACCAGGTGCTGTTCAACGGCACTGGCGGCACCAACAACACCGTCAACAACTTCGCTAGCAACCCACCAGCGTTCAGCAGCGCCTTCGCCTCGGCCATGGTGACGATGGGGAACCTCAGCCCGTTGACTGGCTCACAGGGTCAGATCAGGCGCATCTGCTCCAAACCGAACTAA
- the LOC123424724 gene encoding peroxidase 2-like isoform X2, with the protein MTALSKQVLHIYIYLPGCDASVLLDATVPNSERSALGNAGSLRGFDVIEKIKADVEAACKKKGNSRAVVSCADILAVAARDSVVALGGPAWDVQLGRRDSDTANVALANQDLPPPFMDVAGLIKSFGDKGFTMTDMVALSGAHTIGRAQCKNFRSRLYGEDNIDSDYATKLRANCPQTSGDGNLAQLDDTPTTMTADNFDNSYFVNLQLKKGLLHSDQVLFNGTGGTNNTVNNFASNPPAFSSAFASAMVTMGNLSPLTGSQGQIRRICSKPN; encoded by the exons ATGACTGCTTTGTCCAAGCAAGTtcttcacatatatatatacttaCCT GGCTGTGACGCGTCCGTTCTGCTGGACGCTACCGTGCCTAACAGCGAGCGCAGCGCACTCGGGAACGCGGGATCGCTGCGTGGCTTCGATGTCATCGAGAAAATCAAGGCTGATGTGGAAGCCGCCTGCAAAAAGAAGGGCAACAGCCGCGCCGTCGTCTCCTGCGCCGatatcctcgccgtcgccgcccgcgatTCCGTCGTCGCG TTGGGAGGACCGGCGTGGGATGTTCAGCTGGGGAGGAGGGACTCCGACACGGCGAACGTGGCACTGGCCAACCAAGACCTGCCTCCCCCGTTCATGGACGTGGCCGGCCTCATCAAATCCTTCGGCGATAAGGGCTTCACCATGACCGACATGGTCGCCCTCTCTGGTGCGCACACGATCGGGCGGGCGCAGTGCAAGAACTTTAGGAGCAGGCTCTACGGCGAGGACAACATCGACTCAGACTacgcgacgaagctcagggccaaCTGCCCTCAGACCTCCGGCGACGGCAACCTGGCCCAGCTGGACGACACGCCGACCACCATGACCGCCGACAATTTCGACAACAGCTACTTCGTCAACCTCCAGCTAAAGAAGGGGCTCCTGCACTCCGACCAGGTGCTGTTCAACGGCACTGGCGGCACCAACAACACCGTCAACAACTTCGCTAGCAACCCACCAGCGTTCAGCAGCGCCTTCGCCTCGGCCATGGTGACGATGGGGAACCTCAGCCCGTTGACTGGCTCACAGGGTCAGATCAGGCGCATCTGCTCCAAACCGAACTAA